From the Spartobacteria bacterium genome, one window contains:
- a CDS encoding serine/threonine protein kinase has translation MKDDISMSTEDDSGRVQSAFSELTPHCVMDLVEEVMPIRCTGMCRALTSYINRVYDLEMEDGSWVVVKFYRPGRWSQNALLDEQEFVAELAAAEVPVVAPIPGINGKLLHEKNGMHYVVYPKKAGRPLDEPLDDQWKELGRTLGRLHEVGARKMPGDRIRIHPSYSMQDHLETILSSEHTGMTPALRNRYEDMVDDLADEIEPLFDDAGVLRIHGDCHSLNILSRPGEPFHIIDFDDMAIGPAAQDIWMLLPGHVGDSCRELDLLLDGYETFREFDWMELSLIEPLRAMRFIHYTAWCAKQAGDGGFARLSPDWGTEQFWRRELNDLERQRQEIRDALSAASCNVSGNQ, from the coding sequence ATGAAGGACGACATTTCTATGTCTACAGAAGATGATTCAGGACGGGTACAGTCGGCTTTTTCTGAGCTGACGCCCCACTGCGTTATGGATTTGGTCGAAGAGGTGATGCCCATTCGTTGCACCGGTATGTGCCGCGCACTTACCAGCTACATCAACCGCGTCTATGATTTGGAAATGGAAGATGGAAGCTGGGTGGTGGTCAAGTTTTACCGGCCAGGTCGCTGGAGTCAGAATGCCCTGTTGGACGAGCAGGAGTTTGTAGCAGAGCTCGCGGCCGCCGAGGTGCCGGTGGTGGCTCCCATCCCCGGGATCAATGGCAAACTGCTGCATGAAAAAAACGGGATGCACTATGTTGTCTATCCCAAAAAGGCCGGTCGTCCGCTGGATGAACCGCTGGATGATCAGTGGAAGGAACTGGGACGTACGCTGGGCCGGCTGCATGAAGTGGGCGCCCGCAAAATGCCCGGAGATCGCATCCGGATTCATCCTTCTTATTCGATGCAGGATCATCTAGAGACTATTTTGTCGTCGGAACACACAGGTATGACGCCCGCACTGCGCAACAGGTATGAGGATATGGTCGATGATTTGGCCGATGAAATCGAGCCGCTGTTCGATGATGCCGGCGTGCTGCGTATTCATGGAGACTGTCATTCGCTCAACATATTGAGCAGACCCGGCGAACCGTTTCATATCATTGATTTCGACGATATGGCCATCGGTCCGGCCGCACAGGATATTTGGATGCTTCTGCCCGGACACGTAGGCGATTCGTGTCGTGAATTGGATTTACTGCTGGATGGGTATGAAACCTTTCGCGAGTTTGACTGGATGGAACTGAGCTTGATCGAACCGCTGCGGGCGATGCGATTCATTCATTATACCGCCTGGTGCGCCAAACAGGCAGGCGATGGTGGATTCGCCCGTCTGTCACCCGATTGGGGCACCGAACAATTCTGGCGTCGCGAACTCAATGATCTGGAGCGCCAGCGACAGGAAATTCGAGACGCTTTATCCGCCGCATCCTGCAACGTATCAGGAAACCAATGA
- a CDS encoding PAS domain S-box protein gives MSEREKFSSTMRIDITSQLDAVKGAPVLKNHRASRMSPSTVAGSKSCKAVSSKRAWSGDFMELFQNMYDAAIVSGMDGTVVAVNERAEKFFKSENESLMGDSIIHLLVGADETLFSTVLDNLGDDRFTLIQAFCRRRDGSVFPSEVSASLLTLGGTPFTIFFFRDVTLRREAEEQLRTGFNAIQNSGNGIAVADMDWNVLYVNAALRELVDLPEDHGDEFESFRADVYFLDKEQPAAIRCAVLQGYCWSGELKMRTVTGREITTNVSVAPNTNADEELTGMVISMIDVTDQKVAEEQLRLYTKELSLRNEQVEEDLLLAREIEMSLLRSDYPTMPRGVAADDSLVQLYHVYCPSWAVGGDFFSFVPVSDNELGIFLCDVMGHGTRAALVVATIRGLLDQLSCYAADPGTFVTRLNQAFVDIFSGMKDVIYATGVYCVLNVRTRELAYVSAGHISPFIISRSENTVEAFVDLGMDGQCGAIGLFDAMEFEAGHRVLKPNDMLLMYTDGLSEASCGTKEFHESGAMMVAMRRLIHQPPESFLKELYGACKVYKGSDFFDDDVCLLACEIK, from the coding sequence ATGAGTGAACGAGAAAAGTTTTCATCGACGATGCGCATTGATATTACATCGCAGCTGGATGCGGTCAAGGGGGCGCCTGTACTGAAAAATCACAGGGCGTCGCGGATGAGTCCATCGACGGTTGCCGGATCGAAATCGTGTAAGGCTGTTTCATCGAAACGGGCATGGAGCGGTGATTTCATGGAGCTGTTTCAAAATATGTACGATGCAGCGATTGTTTCGGGTATGGACGGGACTGTCGTCGCGGTAAATGAACGAGCGGAGAAGTTTTTCAAGTCAGAGAATGAATCGTTGATGGGGGACAGTATCATTCATTTGCTTGTAGGGGCGGATGAAACATTGTTTTCCACTGTTCTGGATAATTTGGGTGATGATCGGTTTACATTGATACAGGCATTTTGTCGCAGGCGTGACGGATCTGTTTTTCCATCAGAGGTATCGGCCAGCCTTCTGACGTTGGGAGGGACACCTTTCACTATCTTTTTTTTCCGTGATGTTACGTTACGGCGCGAAGCAGAAGAGCAGTTACGCACGGGATTCAATGCGATTCAGAATTCTGGAAACGGCATTGCTGTGGCGGATATGGATTGGAACGTGTTGTATGTCAATGCGGCACTGCGCGAATTAGTCGATCTCCCGGAGGATCACGGGGATGAATTTGAGTCGTTTCGTGCCGATGTTTATTTTCTTGATAAGGAACAGCCTGCGGCGATCCGTTGCGCTGTTTTGCAGGGGTACTGCTGGAGTGGTGAGTTAAAAATGCGCACTGTGACGGGACGGGAGATTACGACCAATGTGTCTGTTGCACCGAACACGAATGCGGATGAAGAATTGACTGGAATGGTCATTTCGATGATTGATGTGACAGACCAGAAGGTGGCTGAAGAGCAGTTGCGTCTCTATACCAAGGAACTGAGTTTGCGCAATGAACAGGTTGAGGAGGATCTGCTGTTGGCCAGGGAAATCGAAATGTCGCTCCTTCGTTCGGATTACCCTACTATGCCGAGGGGTGTTGCGGCAGATGACAGTCTTGTGCAGCTTTATCATGTATATTGCCCCAGCTGGGCCGTCGGCGGTGATTTTTTCAGTTTTGTTCCCGTTTCCGATAATGAACTGGGTATTTTTTTATGTGATGTTATGGGGCATGGAACGCGCGCAGCATTAGTTGTGGCGACAATTCGCGGTTTATTGGATCAGTTATCGTGTTATGCGGCTGATCCGGGAACCTTTGTCACCCGTCTAAATCAGGCATTCGTTGATATATTTTCCGGAATGAAGGATGTTATTTATGCGACTGGGGTTTACTGTGTGCTGAATGTTCGTACCAGAGAGCTGGCCTATGTGAGTGCGGGGCATATTTCGCCCTTCATCATCAGTCGTTCGGAAAATACCGTCGAGGCCTTTGTTGATTTGGGAATGGATGGTCAATGCGGTGCAATCGGCTTATTTGATGCAATGGAATTTGAAGCGGGGCATCGTGTGCTGAAGCCCAATGATATGCTGCTTATGTACACGGATGGTCTTTCTGAGGCGAGTTGCGGAACAAAAGAATTTCATGAATCGGGAGCCATGATGGTTGCGATGCGTCGGTTAATACATCAGCCGCCGGAATCGTTCCTGAAAGAATTATACGGGGCGTGTAAAGTATATAAGGGGAGTGATTTTTTTGATGACGATGTATGCTTGCTGGCATGTGAGATCAAATAG
- a CDS encoding prepilin-type N-terminal cleavage/methylation domain-containing protein, giving the protein MKKTLKKTQGFTLVEIMIVVAIIGLLAAIGIPSFIKAREKSLANTKAANIKQIEGAIEQYAFENGLTNEATVTWAQLSDFLKNNNLNSYDVGGETIGSFEVGSAPVYQ; this is encoded by the coding sequence ATGAAAAAGACACTGAAAAAAACACAGGGTTTCACATTGGTAGAAATCATGATCGTGGTCGCCATCATCGGGTTGCTGGCTGCCATCGGTATTCCTTCCTTCATCAAAGCACGCGAAAAATCCTTGGCCAACACCAAAGCAGCCAACATCAAACAGATCGAAGGTGCTATTGAACAGTATGCGTTTGAAAATGGGTTGACCAATGAAGCAACGGTTACATGGGCTCAGCTGTCTGATTTCCTGAAAAATAACAACCTGAACAGCTATGATGTGGGCGGTGAGACAATTGGATCGTTTGAAGTCGGTTCAGCACCAGTATACCAATAA
- a CDS encoding tetratricopeptide repeat protein: MKKINLFFFTLSHNGYIWVLSAGIVVRMLCLQQAVSSNPLLFYPIVDAEVYSGWARAIVHSFQVIWPTPINYTPVYPCYLAFLFFVGNESTLFVFIVNLLLGAMQAILMGKAAEIVWNDRRVGLVCALLASFYWPFIIIESSFFAEPLALFCLALSLFLLVRWKQKSPALIVLLGSGFFLAIAALSRPHIFILFAPVTLYLLVRDIAFTKKRLRHLWLCCPGQCFVFVLPILFLSGWIVVANGLKTGFFQLRTMTSVNLFLGNDPYLDGIIVPPGLEWDAFMLDAVNNEGGFCSKNDDYWEQRTLAAVRQHWPEWLRLQFRKVFMHFGNFEISQELDFYYFRDKIELFRLFVWPGFSLILCLSAVGCYAGMRNRLALMLMSLCCIYGLGLFPFQAAARFRLPLVLMLCPFAGYGTIALCHALRRPWERKDISLLIVALLVYVFSRPDFTRLRDRNRIRNTFFEAKQLRGNNNPEEALVCFEAAMTGDPGDPNAPLHAGFVLLDQQRVAEAVPFFVASIERFPENPEAYSALAKAYLNLRQFSKAQSCVAKSLELYPRNLKALRLSRSIAIENNDISEAIRITLLLINVSEGAPSELFALALLYDMAGRLKEAISIYEHLTVHSGLSDTMRAEALFQQGLLAWQTAHDFDELDRLWASTPLNGHPLIRLYMSNDCSQFVDSVDHSEGVESAESCVRYLLASRAGDLTTVRRIKAQILSLPPNRSTSRPSTIYRWFVREETRANSQ, encoded by the coding sequence ATGAAGAAGATAAATTTATTTTTTTTCACTCTTTCTCATAATGGCTATATATGGGTATTGAGTGCAGGCATTGTTGTTCGTATGCTCTGCCTTCAACAGGCTGTGAGCAGTAATCCGTTACTCTTTTATCCGATTGTAGATGCAGAGGTTTATTCAGGCTGGGCAAGGGCAATTGTTCATTCTTTTCAGGTTATTTGGCCCACTCCGATTAATTACACACCCGTGTATCCCTGCTATCTTGCGTTTCTTTTTTTCGTGGGAAATGAAAGTACTCTGTTTGTGTTCATTGTTAATCTGTTGCTGGGTGCCATGCAGGCCATTCTTATGGGGAAAGCTGCAGAGATAGTCTGGAATGATCGGCGTGTTGGCCTTGTTTGCGCCTTGTTAGCCTCGTTTTACTGGCCGTTTATTATTATTGAATCATCATTTTTTGCTGAGCCTCTTGCACTGTTTTGTTTGGCTTTGAGCCTGTTCCTTCTTGTGCGTTGGAAGCAAAAATCACCTGCACTGATCGTATTGTTGGGTTCGGGATTTTTTCTCGCCATAGCTGCCCTGAGCCGTCCGCATATTTTTATTCTCTTTGCGCCTGTTACTCTGTATCTGCTTGTTCGGGATATCGCCTTTACCAAAAAGAGATTGCGCCATTTATGGCTTTGTTGTCCGGGGCAGTGTTTTGTGTTTGTTCTGCCCATTTTATTTCTCAGCGGCTGGATTGTTGTGGCTAATGGACTTAAAACGGGGTTCTTTCAACTGAGAACCATGACGTCGGTTAATCTATTCCTGGGAAACGATCCTTATCTGGATGGAATTATTGTCCCTCCCGGCCTCGAATGGGATGCATTTATGCTTGATGCTGTGAACAACGAAGGTGGTTTTTGTTCTAAAAATGACGATTATTGGGAGCAGCGCACGCTGGCTGCAGTCCGTCAGCACTGGCCAGAATGGTTGCGGTTACAGTTTCGCAAAGTATTTATGCATTTTGGTAATTTCGAAATCAGCCAAGAATTAGATTTTTACTATTTTAGAGATAAAATCGAACTGTTCAGGCTTTTTGTCTGGCCGGGGTTTTCCCTGATTCTATGTCTCTCCGCTGTTGGATGTTATGCCGGGATGCGAAATCGTTTGGCACTGATGCTGATGTCACTGTGCTGTATATATGGATTGGGATTATTCCCTTTTCAGGCTGCGGCACGATTCAGGCTTCCCCTGGTACTGATGCTCTGCCCCTTTGCCGGCTATGGTACTATTGCTCTGTGTCATGCGCTGCGTCGTCCATGGGAGAGAAAAGATATTTCACTGTTGATTGTGGCGTTACTGGTTTATGTGTTTAGCAGGCCGGACTTTACCCGTCTCAGAGACCGGAACCGTATACGTAATACTTTTTTTGAGGCAAAGCAGTTACGTGGCAACAACAATCCTGAAGAGGCTTTGGTCTGTTTTGAGGCGGCGATGACCGGCGACCCCGGTGATCCTAATGCGCCGCTCCATGCTGGTTTTGTTCTGCTAGACCAGCAACGCGTTGCAGAGGCTGTACCCTTTTTTGTCGCATCTATTGAGCGTTTTCCTGAAAATCCTGAAGCATACAGTGCATTGGCTAAAGCCTATTTAAATCTTAGACAGTTTAGTAAAGCGCAGTCTTGTGTCGCGAAATCGCTAGAATTATATCCTCGGAATTTGAAAGCGTTGCGATTAAGCCGGTCGATTGCCATCGAGAACAATGATATTTCAGAAGCGATTCGCATTACGCTACTTTTGATCAATGTATCGGAGGGAGCGCCCAGTGAGCTTTTTGCGCTTGCATTACTTTATGATATGGCTGGTCGCTTGAAGGAAGCTATTAGTATTTATGAACATTTGACTGTTCATTCCGGTCTGTCAGATACTATGCGGGCAGAGGCGCTTTTTCAGCAGGGCTTGCTTGCCTGGCAGACTGCTCATGATTTTGATGAGCTGGATCGTCTTTGGGCTTCCACCCCGTTGAACGGCCATCCGCTCATCCGGCTATATATGTCGAATGACTGTTCACAATTTGTGGACTCTGTGGATCACTCAGAGGGTGTCGAGTCTGCAGAAAGCTGTGTTCGCTATCTTTTGGCTAGCCGAGCAGGGGATTTAACAACAGTGCGGAGGATAAAGGCGCAGATTTTATCTCTCCCCCCGAACCGGAGCACGAGCAGGCCGTCAACGATTTACAGGTGGTTTGTTCGTGAAGAAACGCGCGCAAACAGTCAGTAA
- a CDS encoding HD domain-containing protein → MNTASAHTFFDTIKPEPAMGLPRTELERIKTRILAFFDTYRDDQGLLHPFLQLKADHTERVARECRMLAVALEWSEPAQHAAELLGWLHDVGRFPQFSTHRSFSDATTINHGHCGADVIQEQCFLGSVPCDLQAVLIESVRHHNAMTIPESASAELRPWLRLIRDADKLDIFHVVLSAYTKDGFKDLLDMMPNISISMECSEMILREFEQQTCCTMRNVRSIGDFFVLQLSWIYIINYRPTFHQMMERNVPRQLLQDLTPPYHALRVQRAFANYIT, encoded by the coding sequence ATGAATACAGCCTCGGCACACACTTTCTTTGATACCATAAAACCGGAACCGGCGATGGGATTGCCTCGCACAGAATTGGAGCGCATAAAAACGCGCATCCTCGCGTTTTTTGATACCTACCGGGATGACCAAGGCCTGTTGCATCCCTTTTTGCAGCTCAAAGCCGACCACACAGAGCGGGTCGCTCGTGAATGTCGTATGCTGGCTGTTGCACTGGAATGGAGCGAACCCGCGCAACATGCGGCAGAGCTTTTGGGTTGGCTGCATGATGTAGGCCGTTTCCCTCAATTTTCAACCCATCGGAGTTTTAGTGATGCAACCACCATCAATCATGGCCATTGCGGAGCTGATGTGATTCAGGAACAATGCTTTTTGGGATCCGTACCCTGTGATCTTCAGGCTGTTTTAATCGAGTCCGTCCGTCATCACAATGCCATGACCATTCCCGAATCGGCCTCTGCCGAGCTGCGGCCATGGCTTCGATTGATTCGCGATGCCGATAAACTGGATATTTTTCATGTGGTTCTGTCAGCCTATACCAAGGACGGGTTTAAAGACCTTCTGGATATGATGCCCAACATCAGTATCAGCATGGAATGCAGTGAAATGATTCTACGTGAATTTGAGCAACAAACCTGCTGTACCATGCGGAATGTTCGATCGATCGGTGATTTTTTTGTTCTTCAGCTGTCCTGGATCTACATTATCAATTACCGACCGACATTTCACCAGATGATGGAACGTAATGTACCCCGCCAGCTCCTTCAAGATTTAACCCCGCCATATCATGCCCTGCGCGTGCAACGGGCATTTGCAAATTATATTACATAA
- a CDS encoding sodium transporter, which translates to MTVFLVGLFVLAMIAMGVVGMLRTKSLNDFFLGGRTLGPWVSAMTYGTSYFSAVIFIGFAGKLGWGFGLNVLWIALGNAFFGALLAWLVLGRRTRRMTQNLDVMTMPEFFSDRFELRYVKMITAAIIFVFLLPYSASVFKGLGHLFEVNFNISYNTALLSMTLITGIYLILGGYFAIAMTDCIQGAIMLIGSVAMVAVLVGKAGGFTESIQSIMINYPQHVPVAKQPGGLLLLSLVFMTSFGTWGLPQMVQKFYAIKEEKMIVRAALVTTVFALVIGLAAYFCGSLCHAFFDSVPMVNGHPAFDNLIPDLMTQYLPKPLMILILLLVLSASMSTLSSLVLVASSAIAIDMYKGHVNPDISKNNSVAMMRFLSGIFILSSYLIAQQQFVFIVTLMSLSWGAVAGSFMAPFMYGLFWKRTTGSAVMAGILTGLSTQLILFFYWGPAKSPMAASLAMILPFFVIPVVSMFTKPPSQEVIDRAFS; encoded by the coding sequence ATGACCGTATTTTTAGTTGGATTATTTGTTTTGGCGATGATCGCCATGGGTGTCGTGGGTATGTTGCGAACCAAGTCGCTGAATGACTTTTTTCTGGGCGGGCGTACGCTGGGACCATGGGTGTCGGCGATGACTTATGGGACATCTTATTTTTCTGCGGTAATTTTTATCGGATTTGCCGGAAAACTGGGCTGGGGATTTGGCCTGAATGTGTTATGGATTGCGCTGGGTAATGCCTTTTTCGGGGCGTTGCTGGCCTGGCTTGTTCTTGGCCGTCGGACACGGCGGATGACACAGAATCTGGATGTCATGACCATGCCTGAATTCTTTTCCGACCGCTTTGAACTGCGCTATGTGAAAATGATTACGGCTGCGATCATTTTTGTCTTTTTGCTGCCCTATTCGGCATCGGTCTTTAAGGGGTTGGGTCATTTATTCGAAGTGAATTTCAATATTTCCTATAACACAGCCTTGCTTTCTATGACGCTGATTACGGGTATTTATCTTATCCTTGGCGGTTATTTTGCCATTGCCATGACGGACTGTATTCAAGGTGCCATTATGCTGATAGGCTCTGTTGCTATGGTGGCCGTATTAGTGGGCAAAGCCGGCGGATTTACTGAGAGTATTCAATCCATTATGATCAACTATCCGCAGCATGTCCCTGTGGCCAAACAGCCTGGTGGACTATTGCTGCTGTCATTGGTGTTCATGACGTCATTCGGTACCTGGGGATTGCCGCAAATGGTGCAAAAGTTTTATGCAATTAAAGAAGAGAAAATGATTGTTCGTGCCGCACTGGTCACCACTGTTTTTGCTCTGGTTATTGGCTTGGCGGCCTATTTCTGCGGCTCGCTCTGTCATGCCTTTTTTGATTCCGTCCCCATGGTGAACGGGCACCCGGCCTTCGATAATCTGATTCCGGATTTGATGACACAGTATCTGCCGAAACCACTGATGATTCTCATTCTTCTGCTGGTTTTGTCGGCATCGATGTCGACGCTGTCGTCCCTGGTGCTGGTCGCCTCGTCGGCCATAGCGATTGATATGTATAAGGGGCATGTGAATCCTGATATTTCCAAGAATAATTCCGTCGCCATGATGCGATTTCTGAGCGGGATTTTTATTCTATCATCTTATCTTATCGCGCAGCAGCAGTTTGTGTTCATTGTAACGCTCATGTCGCTGTCCTGGGGTGCTGTGGCAGGTTCTTTCATGGCGCCTTTTATGTATGGACTGTTCTGGAAGCGCACGACCGGTTCAGCAGTGATGGCGGGTATTTTGACAGGACTTTCCACCCAGCTTATTTTGTTCTTCTACTGGGGACCGGCCAAGTCGCCGATGGCGGCCAGTTTGGCAATGATTCTTCCCTTTTTTGTGATTCCTGTCGTAAGTATGTTTACGAAGCCGCCAAGCCAGGAAGTCATTGACCGCGCCTTTAGTTAA
- a CDS encoding YcgN family cysteine cluster protein, protein MCTTTHGCKTRVNRAYLLFDKEHAIHRLHFHFRNRLHACITLTRYRNKRSRYTMTHSQPEFWKHKKLHELSAQEWELLCDRCGKCCYHKIIDPDTEEVIYLDTPCQLLDAETGLCKDYANRHQTEPDCGTLTPETVMEYDWLPETCAYRRIGLGRPLPASHPLLQSKDSTS, encoded by the coding sequence ATGTGTACCACAACCCACGGCTGTAAAACCAGAGTAAATCGAGCTTACTTGCTATTCGACAAAGAACACGCTATACATCGGCTTCATTTTCATTTCAGAAACAGGCTCCATGCCTGCATCACACTCACGAGATACCGTAACAAACGAAGCAGGTACACGATGACGCATTCCCAGCCGGAATTTTGGAAACATAAAAAACTGCACGAACTGTCGGCCCAGGAATGGGAGCTGCTTTGTGACAGATGCGGAAAATGCTGTTACCACAAAATCATTGATCCGGACACCGAGGAAGTGATTTACCTCGACACCCCCTGCCAGTTGCTGGACGCCGAAACAGGCCTGTGCAAAGACTACGCAAACCGTCATCAGACTGAACCGGACTGCGGTACACTCACTCCTGAAACAGTGATGGAATATGACTGGCTGCCCGAAACCTGCGCCTACCGCCGCATAGGACTGGGACGCCCCCTGCCTGCGTCCCATCCACTGCTGCAATCAAAGGATTCCACCTCCTGA
- a CDS encoding bifunctional aspartate transaminase/aspartate 4-decarboxylase, whose amino-acid sequence MRKIQLSLLGFILSTTLLAATPQHAAIQPLSAKDRAEYASLSPFEFKNLLGDKAKEHGTAVLNAGRGNPNFINTRPRLAMSMLHRFATETSIQYGADNDLGFPLVATTGLADRFSVFLMNESDRETAGFLMDSIAYCAENLDITPDIFVGDMVSAVLGDFYPTPSRMLETPEAIVETYLRSIHFTAGSVPEDRFDVFATEGATAAMIYVFNTLKQNFIVEPGDQIAIITPIFSPYLEIPLLRDYELKPIYVSGSEKDGWQVSDEELCKLRDKNIKALFMVNPMNPGAVSMNAESVKKIAQVIEQDHPELIVLTDTVYCPFVDVFHDLLEAVPQNCIGAFSYSKYFGVTGWRLGVIFVSQTNIIDQMIAQLPAEKKALLHQRYSIDSTDPESISFIDRLVMDSRDVALAHTGGLSTPQQCIMALFSLYDLMDTERVYKKSVQHLLNHRMENLYSSLKTDAPSGPGQTQYYNLINIKELAERLHGRAFAEYLTETYSPYGFLLQLAGRYQTVLLPGEGFAGPMWSVRVSLANLPDADYTKISENLVATLDEYYAQWKQD is encoded by the coding sequence ATGAGAAAAATTCAATTGTCCTTATTGGGATTCATCTTATCGACCACATTGCTGGCGGCCACGCCACAGCATGCAGCTATCCAGCCGTTATCGGCGAAAGATCGCGCGGAGTATGCGTCCTTAAGTCCCTTTGAATTCAAAAACCTATTGGGCGACAAGGCAAAGGAACACGGGACCGCGGTATTAAATGCCGGACGGGGAAATCCCAATTTCATCAATACACGGCCGAGGTTGGCGATGAGCATGCTGCACCGGTTTGCAACAGAGACCAGCATTCAATATGGTGCCGACAACGATCTCGGTTTTCCGCTGGTAGCGACGACGGGACTGGCCGACCGTTTTTCGGTATTCCTCATGAATGAATCCGATCGGGAAACGGCCGGGTTCTTGATGGATAGCATTGCCTATTGTGCTGAAAATCTCGATATTACACCGGATATCTTTGTTGGCGATATGGTTTCAGCGGTTCTTGGTGATTTTTATCCTACGCCGTCACGGATGCTGGAAACGCCGGAAGCCATTGTTGAGACTTATCTGAGATCCATTCATTTCACAGCCGGCAGCGTGCCGGAAGACCGTTTCGATGTCTTTGCGACAGAAGGGGCGACAGCCGCAATGATCTATGTTTTCAATACGCTCAAACAAAACTTCATTGTCGAACCCGGTGATCAGATTGCGATCATAACACCGATTTTTTCACCCTATTTAGAAATCCCGCTACTGAGGGATTATGAACTCAAACCGATCTATGTATCTGGTTCTGAAAAGGATGGATGGCAGGTCTCTGATGAGGAGCTCTGCAAGCTCAGGGACAAGAATATCAAGGCGCTGTTCATGGTTAATCCTATGAATCCCGGGGCGGTCAGCATGAATGCGGAAAGCGTCAAAAAAATAGCCCAAGTCATCGAGCAGGATCATCCTGAACTGATTGTATTGACGGATACGGTGTATTGCCCCTTTGTCGATGTTTTTCATGATCTTCTGGAAGCGGTGCCGCAGAACTGCATTGGTGCCTTCTCTTATTCAAAATACTTTGGCGTCACAGGGTGGCGTCTGGGTGTTATTTTTGTTTCTCAGACCAACATTATCGACCAAATGATTGCTCAGCTGCCTGCAGAAAAAAAAGCCCTGCTGCATCAGCGCTATTCTATCGATTCCACGGATCCTGAATCCATTTCATTCATTGACCGCCTGGTGATGGACAGCCGTGATGTCGCACTCGCACACACCGGCGGGCTTTCCACACCGCAACAGTGCATTATGGCCCTGTTTTCGCTATACGATTTGATGGATACAGAGCGCGTGTACAAAAAAAGTGTTCAGCACCTGCTGAATCATCGCATGGAAAATCTGTACTCATCACTGAAAACGGATGCGCCCAGCGGGCCGGGGCAGACACAGTATTACAATTTGATCAATATCAAAGAATTAGCCGAGCGGCTTCATGGCAGGGCTTTTGCCGAATACTTAACCGAAACCTATTCGCCCTATGGTTTTTTACTGCAGCTGGCAGGACGCTACCAGACGGTATTGTTGCCGGGAGAAGGATTTGCAGGACCGATGTGGTCTGTACGTGTCTCCCTGGCCAATCTTCCGGATGCCGATTACACGAAAATCAGTGAAAATCTGGTCGCGACACTAGATGAGTATTATGCGCAGTGGAAGCAGGATTAA